From a region of the Phaseolus vulgaris cultivar G19833 chromosome 6, P. vulgaris v2.0, whole genome shotgun sequence genome:
- the LOC137831407 gene encoding THO complex subunit 3 yields the protein MEEQIPFKNLHSREYSGHKKKVHSVAWNCIGTKLASGSVDQTARIWHIEPHGHGKVKDIELKGHSDSVDQLCWDPKHADLIATASGDKTVRLWDARSGKCSQQAELSGENINITYKPDGTHVAVGNRDDELTILDVRKFKPIHRRKFNYEVNEIAWNMTGEMFFLTTGNGTVEVLSYPSLRPLDTLMAHTAGCYCIAIDPVGRYFAVGSADSLVSLWNISEMLCVRTFTKLEWPVRTIGFNYTGDLIASASEDLFIDISNVETGRTVHQIPCRAAMNSVEWNPKYNLLAYAGDDKNKYQADEGVFRIFGFENA from the exons ATGGAGGAACAAATCCCGTTTAAGAATCTCCATAGCCGAGAGTATTCGGGTCACAAGAAGAAG GTGCACTCTGTGGCGTGGAATTGCATTGGCACAAAACTTGCTTCTGGCTCTGTGGACCAAACTGCGCGAATATGGCATATTGAGCCACATGGGCAT GGCAAGGTCAAAGATATTGAATTGAAAGGGCACAGTGATAGTGTTGATCAGCTATGCTGGGACCCTAAGCATGCTGATCTGATTGCAACTGCATCGGGTGACAAGACTGTTCGCTTGTGGGATGCTCGAA GTGGAAAATGTTCACAACAGGCAGAACTTAGTGGGGAGAATATCAACATCACTTACAAACCTGATGGGACTCATGTAGCTGTTGGTAACAGG GATGACGAATTAACAATACTGGATGTTCGGAAGTTCAAACCAATTCATAGGCGCAAGTTCAATTATGAG GTAAATGAGATTGCTTGGAACATGACCGGCGAGATGTTCTTTCTAACAACAGGAAATG GGACTGTGGAAGTACTGTCTTACCCATCTCTTCGACCTCTTGACACTCTCATGGCTCATACAGCTGGTTGTTATTGCATTGCAATTGATCCAGTAGGAAG ATATTTTGCTGTTGGAAGTGCTGATTCCCTTGTCAGCCTGTGGAACATCTCAGAGATGCTCTGTGTGCGTACCTTCACAAAGCTAGA GTGGCCCGTCCGAACGATTGGCTTCAATTATACTGGGGATTTAATTGCTTCTGCAAGTGAAGACTTGTTCATTGATATA TCAAACGTTGAAACTGGAAGAACAGTGCATCAAATTCCTTGTAGAGCCGCTATGAACAGTGTTGAGTGGAATCCTAAATACAATTTACTTGCTTATGCTGGTGATGACAAAAACAAGTATCAGGCTGATGAAG GTGTTTTTCGCATTTTTGGTTTTGAAAATGCTTAG
- the LOC137833078 gene encoding uncharacterized protein, translating to MATHPGARTTETTTHLQQRQRQRTCRNDDGNGNAPCSNSDGNTLCNGNGLCNGDDNTSEGGQPLQPYHSEDWLKPNVVLEAFEARAARICVACAQNLSKFSNPEESK from the exons ATGGCTACTCACCCTGGAGCAAGGACGACGGAAACGACAACTCACCTGCAGCAACGACAACGGCAACGCACCTGCAGAAACGACGACGGCAACGGCAACGCACCCTGCAGCAACAGCGACGGCAACACACTCTGCAACGGCAACGGCCTCTGCAATGGCGACGACAACACATCCGAAGGAGGCCAACCTCTTCAACCTTATCATT CTGAGGATTGGTTGAAGCCTAATGTTGTGTTGGAAGCATTTGAAGCCAGGGCTGCTAGGATATGTGTTGCTTGTGCTCAAAATCTTAGCAAGTTCTCTAACCCAGAAGAGAGTAAATGA
- the LOC137831409 gene encoding uncharacterized protein, whose translation MLSSMQLLCFYQQPPSLFVVHTNGGIFKDKRFITNPSSSSSSSCFGIVHASVKEDSQSQQYEVEPEKAREELKRLDEQMQSLSSRKRPSNAPKLKVPEVKLLTEQGNVKDQLEISDSFLGSVAGGLVLFTIFYNVLFHTVIKPAIDGS comes from the exons ATGCTCTCATCCATGCAACTTCTTTGCTTCTACCAGCAGCCACCATCACTGTTTGTTGTGCACACTAATGGAGGCATTTTCAAGGACAAGAGGTTCATCacaaacccttcttcttcttcatcttcttcttgtTTTGGGATTGTTCATGCATCAGTGAAGGAAGATTCACAGTCACAGCAATATGAGGTAGAGCCAGAAAAAGCCAGAGAAGAACTCAAAAGGCTTGATGAACAAATGCAATCCCTCTCTAGCAGAAAACGACCCTCCAATGCTCCAAAACTCAAGG TTCCTGAAGTGAAGCTTCTGACAGAGCAGGGCAATGTCAAAGACCAATTAGAAATTTCAGATTCATTTCTTGGAAGTGTAGCTGGTGGTCTGGTTCTCTTCACTATATTTTATAATGTACTATTTCATACTGTAATTAAGCCAGCCATTGATGGTTCATAA